The Gallus gallus isolate bGalGal1 chromosome 28, bGalGal1.mat.broiler.GRCg7b, whole genome shotgun sequence genome has a segment encoding these proteins:
- the DIRAS1 gene encoding GTP-binding protein Di-Ras1 → MPEQSNDYRVVVFGAGGVGKSSLVLRFVKGTFRDTYIPTIEDTYRQVISCDKSVCTLQITDTTGSHQFPAMQRLSISKGHAFILVFSVTSKQSLEELRPIYQQIVQIKGSVESIPIMLVGNKCDETQREVESREGEAVAKEWKCAFMETSAKMNYNVKELFQELLNLEKRRNVSLTIDGKRSSKQKRTDKIKGKCSIM, encoded by the coding sequence ATGCCGGAGCAGAGCAACGATTACCGCGTGGTGGTGTTCGGTGCCGGCGGTGTGGGGAAGAGCTCGTTGGTGCTGCGCTTCGTCAAGGGGACGTTCCGAGACACCTACATCCCCACCATCGAGGACACGTACAGGCAGGTGATCAGCTGCGACAAGAGCGTCTGCACGCTGCAGATCACCGACACTACCGGCAGCCATCAGTTCCCGGCCATGCAGCGCCTGTCCATCTCCAAGGGCCATGCCTTCATCCTGGTGTTCTCCGTCACCAGCAAGCAGTCGCTGGAGGAGCTGAGGCCCATCTACCAGCAGATCGTGCAGATCAAGGGCAGCGTGGAGAGCATCCCCATCATGCTGGTGGGCAACAAGTGCGACGAGACGCAGCGGGAGGTGGAGAGCCGGGAAGGGGAGGCCGTGGCCAAGGAGTGGAAATGCGCCTTCATGGAGACCTCGGCCAAGATGAACTACAACGTGAAGGAGCTCTTCCAGGAGCTGCTCAACCTGGAGAAGCGCAGGAACGTCAGCCTCACCATCGATGGGAAGCGCTCCAGCAAGCAGAAGAGGACAGACAAAATCAAGGGGAAGTGCAGCATCATGTAG